Proteins co-encoded in one Lacerta agilis isolate rLacAgi1 chromosome 6, rLacAgi1.pri, whole genome shotgun sequence genomic window:
- the ANGPTL1 gene encoding angiopoietin-related protein 1: protein MVLQKKKPLQAYLKMKAFSWTLSLLLLLLLPNGHYTKQLKLKNTLRRNPRSTEGGEEGKKCGYTFIVPEQKITGPICVNTKGPGPENKKDEITRMDIENLKDVLSKQKREIDLLQLVVDVDGNIVNEVKLLRKESRNMNSRVTQLYMQLLHEIIRKRDNSLELSQLENKILNVTTEMLKMTTRYRELEVKYATLTDLVNNQSVIISLLEEQCLRIFSRQDTHGSPPLVQVVPHHIPNSQQYTPGLLGSNEIQRDPGYPRDRDVRPPPDPATSPTKSPFRIPPLTLINEGPFKDCQEAKQAGYSSSGIYMIKPENSHGPVQLWCENSLDPGGWTVIQKRTDGSVNFFTNWDNYKKGFGNVAGEYWLGLENIYLLSNQDNYRLLIELEDWSNKKVYAEYSSFRLEPENEFYRLRLGTYQGNAGDSMIWHNGKQFTTLDRDRDMYTGNCAHFHKGGWWYNACAHSNLNGVWYRGGHYRSKHQDGIFWAEYRGGSYSLKAVQMMIRPID from the exons ATGGTTCTTCAGAAGAAAAAGCCATTACAAG CTTACTTGAAAATGAAGGCATTCTCATGGACTTTGAGTTTGCTGTTGCTTCTGTTACTACCAAATGGACACTACACAAAACAGCTGAAACTCAAAAACACTCTCAGACGAAACCCACGTTCTACagaagggggagaagaagggaaaaagTGTGGCTATACATTTATTGTCCCTGAACAAAAAATAACCGGACCAATTTGTGTCAACACCAAAGGACCAGGGCCAGAGAACAAAAAAGATGAAATTACTAGAATGGACATTGAGAATCTGAAGGATGTATTATCcaaacaaaagagagagattgaTCTCTTGCAGCTTGTGGTGGATGTGGATGGGAATATAGTAAATGAAGTAAAACTGTTGAGAAAAGAGAGCCGCAACATGAATTCCAGGGTTACTCAGCTGTACATGCAACTTCTGCACGAGATAATCCGCAAACGGGACAATTCACTTGAGCTTTCCCAGCTGGAAAACAAAATCCTCAATGTCACAACTGAAATGCTGAAAATGACTACAAGGTACAGAGAACTGGAAGTTAAATATGCAACACTAACTGATCTTGTAAATAATCAGTCAGTCATCATCTCGCTGTTGGAAGAGCAATGTCTGCGGATATTCTCTCGCCAGGACACACATGGCTCTCCTCCTTTAGTTCAAGTGGTCCCTCACCACATTCCTAACAGTCAACAATACACCCCTGGGCTCCTGGGAAGTAATGAAATTCAAAGAGATCCAGGCTATCCTAGAGACAGAGATGTAAGGCCACCTCCTGATCCTGCTACTTCTCCTACAAAAAGCCCTTTCAGGATCCCACCGTTAACGTTAATCAATGAAG GTCCATTCAAAGATTGTCAAGAAGCAAAACAAGCTGGCTACTCCAGCAGCGGGATTTATATGATCAAGCCTGAAAACAGCCATGGACCTGTGCAATTATGGTGCGAGAACAGCCTTGATCCTGGGGGCTGGACAGTTATACAAAAAAGAACAGATGGTTCTGTGAACTTCTTCACAAACTGGGACAATTACaag AAAGGATTTGGAAATGTCGCTGGAGAATACTGGCTGGGACTGGAAAATATTTACTTACTTTCCAATCAGGACAATTACAGACTTCTGATTGAGTTAGAAGACTGGAGTAATAAGAAAGTCTATGCAGAATACAGCAGTTTCCGACTGGAACCAGAAAATGAATTCTATCGATTGCGTCTAGGCACTTATCAAGGGAATGCTGGTGACTCCATGATATGGCACAATGGGAAACAATTTACAACACTGGACCGAGACAGAGATATGTACACAG GAAACTGTGCCCATTTTCATAAAGGAGGTTGGTGGTACAATGCCTGTGCTCATTCTAACCTCAATGGAGTATGGTACAGAGGAGGACATTACAGAAGCAAGCACCAGGATGGAATTTTTTGGGCTGAGTACAGAGGCGGATCATACTCACTAAAAGCAGTTCAGATGATGATCAGACCCATTGATTGA